A region from the Mesomycoplasma hyopneumoniae J genome encodes:
- a CDS encoding Eco57I restriction-modification methylase domain-containing protein codes for MHENVSQKLNGQVFTPDLLVDLILDQAGYKENILKKHIIDNSCGNGQFLVKIIERYCKAFFRENSNLKSLKHQLETYIHGIDIEEKHIKNAIFRANLVVQNYKIEGVNWDFKAKNTLEIEHFNGKMDFVVGNPPYIRIHNLNNNKLLKNFNFPTIGMTDIYLAFYEIGIKMLSKNGILSYISPSSFFTSKAGSIFREFLYKNKIIKSVVDHKHHQFFKATTYTTIFTIDKSARKQVVDYFNFDNKTNSIFLVSKLEYEQFYLDKNFYFSTPEKLSFLKEIIYNKKKSDISVKNGLATLADSVFIGDFKFNSKYILPVLKASNGKWAKIIFPYNTKNFQIISDSELKQQLEIFEHLSFFKEKLQKRSFDHSNKNFWYSFGRRQAISDTDKERLVLNSLVKENRPLKISLIQKNTCIYSGFYIISEKIDYKSIAERLQSKVFLDFVELLGKYKNGGYYTFSTKDVKKYLDFMLGT; via the coding sequence ATGCATGAGAATGTTAGTCAAAAATTAAATGGGCAAGTTTTTACACCAGATTTATTGGTTGACCTTATTTTAGATCAAGCTGGTTACAAAGAAAACATACTTAAAAAACATATTATTGATAACAGTTGTGGTAATGGTCAATTTTTAGTTAAAATTATTGAACGTTATTGCAAAGCTTTTTTTAGAGAAAATTCGAATTTAAAATCGCTTAAACATCAATTAGAAACTTATATTCATGGCATTGATATTGAAGAAAAACATATAAAAAATGCCATTTTCCGTGCAAATTTAGTTGTTCAAAATTATAAAATTGAAGGAGTAAACTGAGATTTTAAAGCTAAAAATACCCTTGAAATTGAACATTTTAACGGAAAAATGGATTTTGTTGTCGGAAATCCACCTTATATTCGCATTCATAATTTAAATAATAATAAATTGTTGAAAAATTTTAATTTTCCAACAATTGGTATGACAGATATTTACCTTGCTTTTTATGAAATTGGTATTAAAATGTTAAGTAAAAATGGAATTTTATCTTATATTAGTCCATCTTCATTTTTTACATCCAAAGCAGGCTCAATTTTTCGGGAATTTTTATACAAAAATAAAATCATAAAATCAGTTGTTGATCATAAACATCACCAATTTTTTAAAGCAACAACTTATACAACGATTTTCACAATTGATAAATCAGCTAGAAAACAAGTGGTCGATTATTTTAATTTTGATAATAAAACAAATTCAATTTTTCTTGTTTCTAAATTAGAATATGAACAATTTTATTTAGATAAGAATTTTTATTTTTCAACTCCAGAAAAGCTATCTTTTCTAAAGGAAATTATTTACAACAAGAAAAAAAGTGATATTAGTGTCAAAAATGGTTTGGCAACCTTGGCTGATTCAGTTTTTATTGGCGATTTTAAATTTAATTCTAAATATATTTTGCCCGTTTTAAAAGCATCAAATGGAAAATGGGCAAAAATCATTTTTCCGTATAATACTAAAAATTTCCAAATTATTTCAGATTCTGAATTAAAACAGCAGTTAGAAATTTTTGAACACCTTAGTTTTTTTAAGGAAAAACTGCAAAAACGTAGCTTTGATCATTCAAATAAAAATTTTTGGTATAGTTTTGGTCGAAGACAAGCTATTTCAGACACTGATAAAGAAAGACTGGTTTTAAATTCATTAGTCAAGGAAAACAGACCTTTAAAAATAAGTTTAATCCAAAAAAACACCTGTATTTATAGTGGTTTTTACATTATAAGCGAGAAAATTGACTATAAATCAATTGCTGAAAGATTACAAAGTAAAGTTTTTCTTGACTTTGTAGAATTATTAGGAAAGTACAAAAATGGTGGTTATTATACTTTTTCAACAAAAGATGTTAAAAAATATTTAGACTTTATGTTAGGGACGTAA